The following coding sequences are from one Candidatus Eisenbacteria bacterium window:
- the dusB gene encoding tRNA dihydrouridine synthase DusB, with amino-acid sequence MRIGRLTIERGALLAPLCGITTGPFRRICRRLGASLVFSETISADGLYQMNRRTIALARFDPEERPIGVQVFGCDPERIAVAARIVEDLVQPDLIDLNFGCPVPKFVKNDKGAALLKDPPRIGRIVRAVVRAVSVPVTAKIRAGWDERTVRAAEIARVVEAEGGALLTVHARTRAQAYGGEANWNWVADAVRAVSIPVVGNGDIADARTAERRMAETGCAAVMIGRAAIGNPWIFREVGHRLLHGVEPPAPNPEERLRMIREHLALHIEDRGLFTGIREFRRHLSSYVRALPGSAAFRAWANAVESREELEEGLETFFGRLSQGAAHGS; translated from the coding sequence ATGCGGATCGGCCGGCTGACGATCGAACGGGGGGCGCTGCTCGCCCCCCTTTGCGGGATCACGACCGGGCCGTTTCGGCGGATCTGCCGAAGGCTCGGCGCCTCGCTCGTTTTCTCCGAGACGATCTCCGCGGACGGTCTCTACCAGATGAACCGGCGGACGATCGCGCTCGCGCGCTTCGATCCGGAAGAAAGGCCGATCGGGGTTCAAGTGTTCGGATGCGATCCGGAGCGGATCGCGGTGGCGGCGCGCATCGTCGAGGACCTCGTTCAGCCGGATCTCATCGATCTCAACTTCGGGTGCCCGGTTCCGAAGTTCGTGAAGAACGACAAGGGGGCGGCGCTCCTCAAGGATCCGCCTCGGATCGGACGGATCGTCCGCGCGGTCGTCCGCGCGGTCTCCGTCCCCGTCACCGCGAAGATCCGCGCGGGCTGGGACGAACGGACGGTTCGGGCGGCGGAGATCGCCCGCGTGGTGGAAGCGGAGGGAGGAGCTCTTCTCACGGTTCACGCGAGAACGAGGGCGCAAGCGTACGGCGGCGAGGCGAACTGGAACTGGGTCGCCGACGCGGTGCGCGCCGTCTCGATCCCGGTCGTCGGAAACGGCGACATCGCGGACGCAAGGACGGCCGAGCGGCGGATGGCGGAAACCGGCTGCGCCGCGGTGATGATCGGCCGCGCCGCGATCGGCAACCCGTGGATCTTCCGAGAAGTCGGGCATCGTTTGCTTCACGGCGTCGAACCCCCTGCGCCGAACCCCGAGGAGAGGCTCCGCATGATCCGCGAGCACCTCGCCCTTCACATCGAGGACCGCGGTCTCTTCACGGGGATCCGCGAGTTTCGGCGGCACCTCTCGTCGTACGTCCGCGCTCTGCCGGGGAGCGCGGCCTTCCGCGCGTGGGCGAACGCCGTCGAATCGCGCGAGGAGCTGGAGGAGGGCCTGGAGACGTTCTTCGGCCGCCTCTCGCAGGGAGCCGCGCATGGATCGTGA